One genomic segment of Ictalurus punctatus breed USDA103 chromosome 4, Coco_2.0, whole genome shotgun sequence includes these proteins:
- the LOC124627908 gene encoding mRNA decay activator protein ZFP36L1, producing MPSNLLTPFLELDEEFCKTFQSLEVQDGSRRAVGFQRRHSLCPVTLPNSKFNIVGGVIDPTDDLWSLTSIINQPWSREQLPRSALQRIPFRADRSVSMIEGHVSGESTLPPQPGLCISPPGLSVSPSSPRATPVPAVSARYKTELCRTYEESGACKYGAKCQFAHGTDELRGLSRHPKYKTEPCRTFHTVGFCPYGARCHFIHNADEQQQQRQATSTTRERPRLLRQSVSFAGFSSRATVAAFQALPDPLAFTRASSVSPPPSSSFSCSPDLPSPPLLPEHGALKHGFGFTADIALSDRIAALQRSASADSLSDHDGYSSSGSLSGCDSPGVELCRRLPIFSRLSVSDD from the coding sequence ACTTTTCAGAGTCTAGAAGTGCAGGATGGGTCGCGGCGTGCAGTCGGATTCCAGCGTAGACATTCCCTGTGCCCGGTCACACTTCCCAACTCCAAATTCAACATCGTTGGAGGAGTCATAGACCCTACAGATGACCTCTGGTCCCTTACAAGCATTATCAACCAGCCATGGAGCCGGGAACAGCTTCCGCGCTCTGCCCTACAGCGCATCCCGTTCCGGGCTGACCGCTCTGTGAGTATGATCGAAGGACACGTGAGTGGCGAGTCCACCCTACCGCCTCAACCGGGCCTGTGTATCTCCCCGCCGGGCCTGAGCGTCTCCCCGTCCTCCCCAAGAGCAACACCGGTGCCTGCTGTATCTGCGCGCTACAAAACCGAGCTCTGTCGCACCTACGAGGAGAGTGGAGCGTGCAAGTACGGTGCCAAGTGCCAGTTTGCGCACGGCACAGACGAGCTGCGCGGCCTGAGCAGGCACCCCAAGTACAAAACCGAGCCGTGCCGTACCTTCCACACCGTGGGCTTTTGTCCTTACGGCGCGCGCTGTCACTTCATCCACAATGCCGACGAGCAGCAGCAACAGCGGCAGGCCACGAGCACCACCAGGGAGCGCCCGCGCCTGTTGCGCCAGAGCGTCAGCTTCGCCGGCTTTTCTTCCCGAGCCACCGTGGCTGCTTTCCAGGCCCTGCCAGACCCGCTCGCGTTCACCAGAGCGTCTTCAGTGTCTCCTCCACCATCATCTTCCTTTTCGTGCAGCCCTGATCTCCCGTCTCCACCACTGCTCCCAGAGCACGGAGCCTTGAAGCACGGCTTCGGGTTCACAGCAGATATCGCGCTCAGCGACCGGATCGCGGCTCTGCAGCGCAGCGCGTCTGCGGACTCGCTCTCTGATCACGACGGCTACTCGAGCTCCGGGAGCCTAAGCGGCTGCGACTCGCCTGGTGTAGAATTATGCAGGCGTCTGCCCATCTTCAGCCGCCTGTCTGTCTCAGACGATTAA